A genome region from Fervidobacterium changbaicum includes the following:
- a CDS encoding HD-GYP domain-containing protein, translating into MLRVDQLKRKILIRNIVIAFLVTGLVLAIALFWVKFYSMENSKAHFEKIDLSLRNFLETLNTVISHHDDELENYVKANLQIAKTLIENLNENEALEKINEQLSRVVLNNIPSLFVDLNVALINEKGDIIRATGYLSNVENIGFKPNVLLAGSLPHITGFVPGTARMVKYVWLKLSETDNRYLLFTFYLNQKLYDGFIKGLSGLTAGNILEIAIYVDYENRLDTSKKTPDQVIARGFTRQYFKAGWLQDIYYKAYDFSSYGEIKIPIYLKVVFDFRKILFYVLTFMLTLVVSVTVFTILSTNATVKPFASDMSKLSIAVREIGNTGTLPPAGNFNLVETQEFYETLSAILQELSATMEELEATNEELMRSYDELRLKSEEFRRLLVSISEKLAVIAEGYDENTGQHIYRVKRLSKLLAEKLGLADEKIEDVDMFASLHDIGKIFIPKEILLKPGKLTPEEWEEMKKHTVYAKRILDVPGFETALNIALYHHENHDGSGYPFGLVGEEIPIEAQIVKIVDIYDALRSDRPYKKGMSHEEALRIILDGDGRTSPEHFSPKVLDIFKEHHEEIRKIWEELK; encoded by the coding sequence ATGCTCAGGGTTGATCAGTTGAAAAGGAAAATTCTTATTCGTAATATTGTAATTGCGTTCTTAGTCACTGGCCTTGTTTTGGCCATTGCGCTGTTTTGGGTAAAGTTCTACAGCATGGAAAACTCAAAAGCGCATTTCGAAAAAATAGACCTATCGCTTCGAAATTTCCTTGAAACACTCAATACGGTGATTTCCCATCACGATGATGAGTTAGAAAATTACGTCAAGGCCAACCTTCAGATAGCTAAAACGCTTATTGAGAATCTAAATGAAAATGAAGCTTTAGAAAAAATAAACGAACAACTTTCAAGAGTTGTATTGAATAACATACCAAGTCTTTTTGTTGACTTAAACGTAGCTTTGATAAATGAAAAGGGAGACATTATAAGAGCTACAGGTTACCTATCAAACGTAGAAAACATCGGTTTTAAACCTAACGTTCTTCTTGCAGGTTCGTTGCCACATATCACCGGTTTCGTTCCCGGTACAGCTCGTATGGTAAAATACGTGTGGCTAAAACTTTCTGAGACAGACAACAGATATCTGCTTTTCACCTTCTACTTAAATCAAAAGTTGTACGATGGATTCATAAAGGGCTTGTCAGGACTTACAGCTGGAAATATCTTGGAGATTGCGATATATGTTGATTATGAGAACAGACTGGACACTTCTAAGAAGACACCCGATCAAGTGATTGCGAGAGGATTTACGCGACAGTACTTCAAGGCAGGTTGGTTACAAGATATTTATTATAAAGCATATGATTTCTCTTCTTACGGAGAAATTAAAATTCCGATCTATCTAAAAGTGGTTTTTGATTTCAGAAAAATCTTGTTTTATGTTCTTACATTCATGCTTACACTTGTTGTAAGTGTCACTGTTTTCACGATCCTTTCCACTAACGCAACCGTAAAGCCATTTGCCTCAGATATGAGTAAGTTATCGATTGCCGTAAGAGAAATTGGAAATACGGGTACCCTACCACCAGCTGGTAATTTTAACCTGGTTGAGACACAGGAGTTTTACGAAACATTGTCAGCGATACTCCAAGAGCTTAGCGCAACAATGGAAGAGCTCGAAGCAACTAATGAAGAACTAATGCGTTCCTACGACGAGCTAAGGCTCAAGAGCGAAGAATTCAGAAGGTTATTGGTCAGCATTTCTGAAAAATTAGCTGTTATAGCTGAAGGATACGACGAAAACACTGGTCAACACATCTATAGAGTTAAGCGACTCTCAAAATTGCTTGCAGAAAAATTAGGCTTAGCCGATGAGAAGATCGAAGATGTGGACATGTTTGCCAGCTTGCACGATATTGGTAAGATCTTCATACCGAAAGAGATACTGCTCAAACCGGGAAAATTGACACCAGAAGAATGGGAAGAGATGAAAAAACATACTGTTTACGCAAAAAGGATATTGGATGTACCCGGATTTGAAACCGCGTTGAACATCGCACTGTACCACCACGAAAATCATGATGGCTCCGGTTATCCCTTTGGTTTGGTTGGAGAGGAAATACCAATCGAAGCGCAAATTGTCAAGATTGTGGACATATACGATGCATTGCGCTCCGATAGGCCATATAAAAAAGGTATGTCGCACGAAGAAGCACTGAGGATCATCCTCGATGGAGATGGAAGAACTTCCCCGGAGCACTTTTCACCGAAAGTGCTTGATATATTTAAAGAACATCATGAGGAGATTCGAAAAATTTGGGAGGAATTGAAATAG
- the der gene encoding ribosome biogenesis GTPase Der, whose amino-acid sequence MLLNPKNQKGEQVKTEGQTNKSFTTNKLPTVLIVGKSNVGKSTLFNKLIGKKKSIVADERGTTRDAVVDRVVYFDKTFQLVDTCGIFEGKEDEIYEKSREFTLKALQESDLILFVVDGKNGLSSEDHTIADMLRKSGVDVILVANKSESEKNYSKVYPELFSLGFGEPFPVSAEQSKNLDELVELIISKLEEKGYDLSSAPKLENLIRVAIVGRPNAGKSSLFNMIVKEERALVTPIAGTTRDTIDEIVKIGDKNYLFVDTAGLRKKSRIEDFIERVSTFRTIDAIERSDVVVLVIDSTEGITRQDQRIAGLAEKNGKGIVVVFNKWDLIKHADKRVKDFMDQFSEKLYFVDFAPVVFTSAINHVGYKELVRSINTAYDSLHRRVPTSAVNAAIQRMIARPPHGLKLYYGLQVDIRPPTFLFFVNKLEVPESFQNAIRKTIREQVDPFTGAPIFLKFKERE is encoded by the coding sequence ATGCTGTTGAATCCGAAGAACCAGAAAGGGGAGCAAGTAAAGACTGAAGGTCAGACAAATAAATCGTTCACCACAAACAAGTTACCAACGGTGCTGATAGTTGGTAAAAGCAATGTTGGAAAATCAACGCTCTTCAACAAGCTTATCGGCAAAAAGAAATCAATAGTTGCGGACGAGCGAGGAACAACCAGGGACGCGGTCGTTGACCGCGTCGTCTATTTTGACAAAACGTTCCAGCTTGTTGATACGTGCGGAATCTTTGAAGGAAAAGAAGACGAGATCTACGAAAAGAGTAGAGAATTCACGCTCAAGGCTCTGCAAGAAAGCGATTTGATACTCTTTGTGGTAGACGGAAAGAATGGACTTTCTTCCGAAGATCATACTATCGCCGATATGCTTAGAAAATCTGGGGTAGACGTTATCTTAGTAGCTAACAAATCAGAGAGCGAAAAGAACTACTCAAAGGTTTATCCCGAGCTTTTCAGTTTGGGATTTGGTGAACCTTTCCCTGTTTCCGCAGAACAGAGCAAAAACCTCGACGAATTGGTAGAATTGATCATCTCAAAGCTTGAAGAGAAAGGATACGATTTGAGCAGTGCACCGAAGTTGGAGAATCTCATAAGAGTAGCAATCGTTGGTAGACCAAACGCTGGCAAGTCTTCCCTTTTCAATATGATCGTAAAGGAAGAGCGTGCACTTGTAACACCGATAGCAGGAACAACACGCGATACAATAGATGAGATCGTCAAAATCGGGGATAAAAACTACCTCTTTGTTGATACTGCTGGATTGAGGAAAAAGAGTAGAATTGAAGACTTCATAGAACGTGTGAGCACGTTCAGAACTATAGACGCAATAGAACGCTCCGATGTGGTAGTTTTAGTTATCGACTCGACGGAGGGTATAACAAGACAAGACCAGAGAATAGCAGGGCTTGCTGAGAAGAATGGTAAAGGCATCGTCGTTGTTTTCAACAAGTGGGACTTGATCAAACATGCGGATAAAAGGGTCAAAGATTTTATGGACCAGTTCAGCGAAAAATTGTATTTTGTTGACTTTGCACCTGTTGTCTTTACGAGTGCGATAAACCACGTGGGCTACAAGGAACTCGTAAGGTCTATAAACACCGCTTACGATTCACTACACAGAAGGGTACCAACAAGTGCTGTGAATGCCGCCATTCAAAGGATGATAGCCCGACCACCTCATGGACTGAAACTCTACTACGGATTACAAGTAGATATTCGACCACCAACGTTTTTATTCTTTGTGAATAAATTAGAAGTGCCTGAGAGTTTCCAAAACGCGATAAGAAAAACAATAAGAGAGCAGGTCGATCCGTTTACTGGTGCTCCGATATTTTTGAAATTCAAGGAGAGAGAATAA
- the ispH gene encoding 4-hydroxy-3-methylbut-2-enyl diphosphate reductase has protein sequence MPEIFIGPVGFCFGVERAVEKVEQLLREGRSVLTDGEIVHNKNVMLHLKELGLKTQDNVSSVGEIFAVRAHGLPPKTIKELSQQFKIVDLTCPIVLNVFKLAEKLRSDGFRIVAYGNPQHAEMVALKGHVEDSIITKTPVRLEPGKWAVISQTTSSKEGYEKFIELMKTLNPDCQIVSYNTICNVTIEREKFAKVFGEKCDLVIVVGGKNSSNTKKLYEIAYQQGNAKAIHIEDLEEFKHVISTDAELLETLSSSSSKIGILSGTSTSNSDVSNIVKYILEKYGGRELFMAEFEKLNNAVQEGQENFEESKENLEPSFEELLNESEKAMEQNRVGKGRVVEGTVTEVTPTGLNVDFGWKGTGVVPLEELYRDLSEYKVGQKILVRIEKFNEEEGTAILSEKKPMQRKVMEDILNAFNEGKTVTGRILERIKGGYRVLLENVVEAFLPGSESNLKEGEELPREKMHFAVINFEQRGRKTNIVVSRKKLFQKLVEEFFQTKKQGDVVEGIVENIDERGAFVKIGGVLTGFLPNQEVSYNTNAKASDVLSVGKTVKLQIKEIDPTRKRITLSLKALMPDPWENVTKKFQVGQQVTGIVTSIKPFGFFAKIDDGIEGLVPISEIFWGKPGKVTDVVAVGDAVKLQILEIVPEKRRILLSYKSVEGNPWDKVAEKYPEGSIATGKVVKVLPNGVIVELEPNITGFCNISEICWNFVDKIEEVVKEGEQVKFQILSIDKENKKIKVSIRRAKENPWEKFAKNHKEGDTVSAKIIKVLDKGYIGLCEGVEVYIPKTQVYETLNIGDEVSGKIIKLEPQKDIYKIIVSPKAHDDEIALKTAKDEEQKGTAQVSMEGKLENAVESEEPERGASKD, from the coding sequence ATGCCAGAAATTTTTATCGGTCCTGTTGGATTTTGTTTTGGTGTTGAAAGAGCCGTTGAGAAGGTTGAACAACTACTTCGGGAAGGAAGAAGTGTTCTCACAGATGGCGAGATAGTGCACAACAAGAACGTAATGTTGCACCTTAAGGAACTTGGTTTGAAAACACAGGACAATGTAAGTTCCGTTGGTGAGATTTTTGCTGTCAGAGCACATGGCTTACCTCCGAAGACAATAAAAGAGCTTTCGCAGCAATTTAAGATAGTAGACTTAACATGTCCTATAGTTTTAAACGTATTTAAGCTTGCTGAAAAGCTTAGAAGCGATGGATTTAGAATCGTTGCCTATGGTAACCCGCAACATGCGGAAATGGTAGCACTAAAAGGGCATGTTGAGGATTCCATAATCACCAAGACCCCAGTTCGCCTTGAACCAGGAAAGTGGGCAGTTATTAGTCAAACAACGAGTTCAAAGGAAGGGTATGAAAAATTCATAGAATTGATGAAAACACTAAACCCGGATTGCCAAATTGTCAGTTACAATACCATATGCAATGTCACTATTGAGCGAGAAAAATTTGCCAAAGTCTTTGGAGAAAAATGCGACTTAGTCATCGTTGTCGGTGGAAAGAACAGTTCAAATACAAAGAAGCTTTACGAAATCGCTTACCAGCAAGGCAATGCAAAAGCAATACATATTGAAGACCTTGAAGAATTTAAACATGTAATTTCTACTGATGCTGAGCTTTTGGAGACCCTTTCAAGTTCCAGTTCAAAGATTGGCATTTTAAGTGGTACTTCAACATCGAATAGCGATGTTAGCAACATCGTCAAATACATACTTGAAAAATACGGTGGGAGGGAACTTTTCATGGCGGAATTTGAGAAACTCAACAACGCTGTCCAGGAAGGGCAGGAAAACTTTGAAGAGTCAAAAGAAAACTTAGAACCTTCTTTTGAAGAACTCCTCAACGAATCTGAAAAGGCTATGGAACAGAATCGCGTGGGGAAGGGGCGCGTAGTTGAAGGTACCGTGACTGAGGTTACGCCAACGGGATTAAACGTAGATTTTGGATGGAAGGGCACAGGTGTTGTACCACTTGAAGAGCTTTACAGAGACCTTTCTGAATACAAAGTGGGGCAGAAAATCCTTGTTAGGATAGAAAAATTCAACGAGGAAGAAGGAACTGCCATTCTTTCTGAGAAAAAGCCGATGCAAAGAAAAGTTATGGAAGATATATTAAACGCATTCAACGAGGGAAAGACTGTCACAGGTAGGATCCTTGAAAGGATAAAAGGTGGATACAGAGTTCTTCTTGAAAACGTTGTGGAAGCGTTCCTTCCAGGTAGTGAATCTAATTTAAAGGAAGGTGAAGAATTACCAAGGGAAAAGATGCACTTTGCAGTCATTAATTTTGAGCAGCGCGGAAGAAAGACCAACATCGTCGTTTCAAGAAAAAAGCTTTTCCAAAAACTTGTTGAAGAATTCTTCCAAACGAAAAAACAAGGTGACGTTGTCGAAGGTATTGTTGAAAACATCGATGAACGTGGTGCATTTGTCAAAATCGGTGGTGTTTTGACTGGTTTCCTGCCAAATCAGGAAGTTTCTTACAACACGAATGCCAAGGCATCAGACGTACTTTCAGTTGGTAAAACCGTAAAATTGCAAATCAAAGAAATCGACCCAACAAGAAAAAGAATAACGCTAAGTTTAAAAGCTCTGATGCCAGATCCATGGGAAAATGTGACTAAGAAATTCCAAGTAGGACAGCAAGTTACAGGTATCGTCACATCGATAAAGCCGTTCGGTTTCTTTGCAAAGATTGATGATGGTATTGAAGGTCTCGTGCCCATATCAGAAATCTTCTGGGGCAAACCCGGAAAAGTCACTGACGTTGTTGCCGTTGGCGATGCGGTTAAATTGCAAATACTTGAAATCGTTCCTGAGAAAAGAAGAATTCTGCTTAGCTACAAATCCGTTGAGGGAAACCCGTGGGACAAGGTTGCGGAAAAATATCCGGAAGGAAGCATTGCTACTGGTAAGGTTGTAAAGGTACTTCCAAACGGAGTTATCGTCGAGCTTGAACCAAATATAACGGGTTTTTGCAACATTTCAGAAATATGCTGGAACTTCGTCGATAAAATAGAAGAGGTTGTAAAAGAAGGAGAACAAGTGAAATTCCAGATACTCTCAATCGACAAAGAAAATAAAAAGATCAAGGTCAGCATCCGAAGAGCAAAAGAAAACCCATGGGAGAAATTTGCCAAAAATCACAAAGAAGGAGATACGGTAAGCGCAAAGATTATCAAAGTCCTAGATAAAGGCTACATCGGTCTTTGTGAAGGCGTTGAAGTGTACATACCGAAAACACAAGTCTACGAAACGTTAAACATAGGCGACGAAGTAAGCGGAAAAATCATCAAACTTGAACCACAAAAAGATATTTACAAAATCATTGTAAGTCCTAAAGCACACGATGACGAAATTGCTTTGAAAACAGCAAAAGACGAAGAACAAAAAGGTACAGCTCAAGTGAGTATGGAGGGAAAATTGGAGAATGCTGTTGAATCCGAAGAACCAGAAAGGGGAGCAAGTAAAGACTGA
- the cmk gene encoding (d)CMP kinase → MHCKIAIDGPAGSGKTTVARELAKRLGIEYLDTGAMYRIVGLYLHNCGVNPDSTEEIEKILNEVSIEYKDGEYYLNGKKIGDEIRTAQAGVYASQYGASPVVRKFLTKLQKEICANRSIVAEGRDIGTVVMPDAQVKIFLVASPEVRAKRRYEELKMKGLEVSYDELLRQIIERDKLDSSREIAPLVKAEDAIEIDSSNLSVEEVVEKILEIVKERCKLTR, encoded by the coding sequence TTGCACTGCAAGATAGCAATAGACGGACCAGCCGGCTCCGGAAAGACTACCGTTGCAAGAGAACTCGCCAAGAGGCTGGGAATTGAGTACCTTGATACAGGGGCAATGTATCGTATCGTTGGACTTTACTTACATAACTGCGGTGTAAATCCTGATTCAACTGAAGAAATCGAAAAAATACTTAACGAAGTTTCAATCGAATACAAAGATGGGGAGTACTATTTGAACGGCAAGAAAATAGGAGATGAGATCAGAACTGCTCAAGCGGGTGTTTACGCTTCCCAGTACGGGGCAAGCCCCGTAGTGAGGAAATTTTTGACAAAGCTGCAAAAAGAGATCTGTGCAAACAGAAGCATCGTTGCAGAAGGTCGTGATATCGGTACCGTCGTCATGCCGGATGCGCAAGTTAAAATATTCCTAGTCGCTTCGCCAGAAGTTAGGGCAAAGAGAAGATACGAAGAACTCAAAATGAAAGGTTTGGAAGTGAGTTACGACGAACTCCTTCGACAGATAATAGAACGAGACAAACTAGATTCTTCCAGAGAGATAGCCCCTTTGGTCAAAGCAGAGGATGCTATTGAGATCGATTCTTCGAACCTGAGCGTTGAGGAAGTGGTGGAGAAAATATTAGAAATCGTTAAAGAGCGATGTAAATTAACAAGGTAA
- a CDS encoding STAS domain-containing protein encodes MAIKFEKKEQGDKLIISIHGEIDAYHSGEVKKFIKDAIAETKLPKIVLDMSEVNYIDSAGLGSLVALYKDARMAEKELVLASLKQTVMRIFEMTRLDRVFKIVQTVEEA; translated from the coding sequence ATGGCTATTAAGTTTGAGAAAAAGGAACAAGGTGACAAACTCATCATCTCTATACATGGCGAAATAGATGCGTATCATTCAGGAGAGGTTAAGAAATTCATCAAAGACGCCATTGCCGAGACTAAGTTACCAAAGATTGTACTCGATATGTCCGAGGTTAACTACATCGACAGTGCAGGGCTTGGTAGTTTAGTAGCGCTTTACAAAGATGCCAGAATGGCTGAAAAAGAACTCGTTCTTGCTTCGCTGAAACAAACCGTTATGAGAATATTTGAAATGACAAGGCTTGATAGAGTCTTCAAAATTGTCCAAACTGTTGAGGAGGCATGA
- the aspS gene encoding aspartate--tRNA ligase — translation MYRSHTCGELRLRDEGKQVKLAGWVDRIRDLGGVKFIVLRDRYGKTQVVVNPDSPAYSIVNSISREDVINVEGTVRARPKEAVTSDPTGEIEVLAEKIEILSKSELPPFYPGDDVSEEMRLKYRYLDLRNPKMANNLIIRHKMAFHAREFLTNQGFLEIETPYLTKSTPEGARDFLVPSRLKKWNFYALPQSPQLFKQILMIGGMDRYFQIVRCFRDEDLRADRQPEFTQIDIEMSFVHMEDVLELAENLIRYIYSKVGIQLPEKFDRIPYEEAMEKYGSDKPDRRYGMELQDLTNYFTNTQFKIVADVLNNGGFVKGFKTNIPMSRKIADEYSEFVKAFGLGGVLWFKIENGQITSTTAKYLEKEYTEISKAFEMKEGDVLILAAHSNRERLNEALGALRLKIGKEHFKVEGYDAMWIIDFPFLEWSEEENRFVARHHPFTMPYVEDLESGVELSKIRAHAYDMVINGFEVGGGSIRIHRKDIQEKVFDIIGLTKEEMEEKFGFFLEALKYGVPPHGGIAFGLDRLVTIAAGADSIREVIAFPKTSSGTCLLTNAPSPVSQRQLDELGISLKQ, via the coding sequence ATGTATCGTTCGCATACTTGTGGGGAGCTTCGCTTAAGAGATGAAGGAAAACAAGTAAAACTTGCGGGCTGGGTTGATAGAATCAGAGACCTTGGCGGCGTAAAATTCATCGTTCTTAGGGACAGGTACGGTAAAACGCAAGTTGTTGTGAACCCTGATTCACCAGCCTATTCAATTGTAAATTCTATTTCCAGAGAAGATGTCATCAATGTAGAAGGCACCGTCCGTGCAAGACCCAAAGAGGCCGTGACCTCCGATCCAACAGGTGAGATAGAAGTTCTTGCTGAAAAGATAGAAATTCTTTCAAAATCTGAACTTCCGCCGTTCTATCCTGGTGATGATGTTTCTGAAGAAATGCGCTTGAAGTACAGATACTTAGACCTCAGAAATCCAAAGATGGCAAATAATCTCATAATCAGGCACAAAATGGCATTCCATGCGAGAGAATTCCTCACAAATCAAGGCTTTTTAGAAATCGAAACGCCATACTTAACAAAAAGCACGCCTGAAGGTGCCAGGGATTTCCTCGTGCCCTCAAGATTGAAAAAATGGAACTTCTACGCTCTCCCTCAGAGCCCACAACTTTTCAAGCAGATACTCATGATCGGTGGAATGGATAGATACTTCCAAATCGTACGATGCTTTCGTGATGAAGATCTAAGAGCTGATAGACAACCCGAATTCACGCAAATTGACATCGAAATGTCGTTTGTCCACATGGAAGATGTCTTGGAACTTGCGGAAAACCTCATTCGGTACATATATTCCAAAGTAGGGATACAGCTACCTGAGAAATTTGACAGAATACCATACGAAGAAGCGATGGAGAAGTACGGTTCAGATAAACCTGACAGAAGATACGGGATGGAGCTCCAAGATTTAACCAACTACTTTACAAACACCCAATTCAAAATCGTGGCAGATGTATTGAATAACGGAGGGTTTGTAAAAGGCTTTAAAACTAACATACCGATGAGTAGGAAGATAGCAGACGAATACTCGGAGTTTGTGAAAGCATTCGGCTTAGGTGGTGTACTGTGGTTTAAGATTGAAAATGGTCAAATCACCTCCACCACAGCGAAGTACTTAGAAAAAGAGTACACTGAAATATCGAAAGCCTTTGAAATGAAAGAAGGGGATGTTCTTATCCTTGCAGCCCACAGCAACAGGGAAAGACTGAACGAAGCATTAGGTGCTCTGAGGCTTAAGATAGGAAAAGAACACTTCAAAGTTGAAGGCTACGATGCCATGTGGATCATAGACTTCCCATTCCTCGAGTGGAGTGAAGAAGAAAACAGATTTGTTGCAAGACACCATCCATTCACAATGCCGTATGTCGAGGATTTAGAAAGCGGCGTTGAACTTTCAAAAATCAGGGCACATGCGTACGATATGGTTATCAACGGCTTCGAAGTCGGTGGTGGAAGTATAAGGATACACAGGAAGGATATACAAGAGAAAGTTTTTGATATAATAGGTTTGACGAAAGAAGAAATGGAAGAGAAATTCGGCTTTTTCTTGGAAGCACTCAAATACGGTGTACCACCGCACGGTGGAATAGCGTTTGGTTTGGACAGACTGGTTACCATCGCCGCTGGTGCTGACAGTATCAGGGAAGTTATAGCATTCCCGAAAACATCGAGCGGAACGTGTTTGTTAACAAATGCACCATCACCAGTTTCACAAAGGCAACTCGATGAGTTAGGAATTTCCTTAAAGCAGTAA
- the fsa gene encoding fructose-6-phosphate aldolase, whose amino-acid sequence MKIFLDTANLEEIRQGVEWGIVDGVTTNPTLIAKEGADFEKRIKEICELVQGPVSAEVISLNWEGMVEEARKLASIDDHVVVKIPMTPDGIKAVKILSAEGIRTNVTLVFSANQALLAAKAGATYVSPFIGRIDDNGNDGIKLLEEIMQIFVNYGFETEVIAASIRHPMHVVEAALIGVDIATVPFEVLKKMFTHPLTDVGIKRFLQDWESYKASKK is encoded by the coding sequence ATGAAGATTTTCCTTGATACAGCCAACCTTGAAGAGATAAGGCAAGGGGTCGAATGGGGTATTGTCGATGGAGTTACAACAAATCCAACGCTTATCGCAAAAGAAGGAGCCGATTTTGAAAAGCGGATAAAGGAAATCTGCGAACTTGTTCAAGGGCCTGTCTCCGCTGAAGTCATCTCGTTGAACTGGGAAGGTATGGTCGAAGAAGCCAGAAAACTTGCCTCCATCGATGACCATGTTGTAGTGAAAATCCCAATGACACCAGACGGAATTAAAGCGGTCAAAATCCTGTCAGCCGAAGGAATTAGAACGAATGTGACTCTCGTGTTCAGTGCAAACCAAGCACTCCTTGCGGCAAAAGCCGGTGCAACGTACGTCAGTCCCTTTATTGGAAGAATAGACGATAACGGAAACGACGGGATAAAATTACTGGAAGAGATCATGCAGATTTTTGTTAACTACGGATTTGAAACGGAAGTGATAGCTGCAAGCATCAGACATCCGATGCACGTTGTTGAGGCTGCACTTATCGGTGTGGACATAGCAACTGTACCATTTGAAGTACTCAAAAAGATGTTCACACATCCTCTTACAGATGTTGGAATAAAGCGGTTCCTGCAAGACTGGGAATCGTACAAAGCTTCGAAAAAGTAA
- a CDS encoding flavin reductase family protein has product MSSLIFEPSSGKYYYHYPFPVAIVGVKAGEKVNFMSAAWHTQLSFDPPLYGVLISPKRYTNELLKQSNAFSVNFLKFEDYKTAGFVGRTSGRELDKVKTFGLKYFDGKVATVPVLENAIACYECKIVDSRTYGDHILYVGEILGIHYDKSYYENGLSKSLLLYHGNDRYTFANSESVKFGKEEVYDEINKNRKG; this is encoded by the coding sequence ATGAGTTCGTTAATCTTCGAACCAAGCAGCGGTAAATACTACTACCATTACCCATTCCCCGTTGCCATAGTAGGTGTCAAAGCCGGTGAGAAAGTAAATTTCATGTCCGCAGCCTGGCATACGCAACTTTCGTTTGATCCACCACTTTACGGAGTGCTCATTTCACCGAAAAGGTATACAAACGAACTTCTAAAGCAAAGTAACGCATTTTCGGTTAACTTTCTAAAATTCGAAGACTACAAGACCGCTGGTTTTGTCGGTAGAACTTCGGGTAGAGAGCTTGACAAGGTCAAAACGTTCGGTTTGAAGTATTTCGATGGAAAGGTCGCTACCGTACCTGTTTTAGAAAACGCCATAGCCTGTTATGAATGTAAAATCGTTGACTCAAGAACCTACGGCGACCATATTCTCTATGTTGGAGAAATACTTGGAATACACTACGACAAGTCTTACTACGAAAATGGCTTGTCAAAATCATTGCTATTGTACCACGGTAACGATAGATACACATTCGCTAATAGTGAGAGTGTGAAATTTGGAAAAGAGGAAGTCTACGATGAAATCAACAAAAATAGAAAAGGATAA